The Magnetococcus marinus MC-1 genome contains the following window.
TCTGAACCTCGTCACCATCGGGAACAAGACGGCGGATCAAACGGAATGCCTGATGGCCCATGTCCTGGGCTTCATCGACAACCACCGCGCAGTAGGGAAGATCGTGTCCCTTTTGATCCAGTAGCTGGAGGGCATCCCGCATCGCGTCGTCAGGCTCACGTAGACCGTTCTCGTCCAGCAGATATCGGTACTCCTCGAAGACCGCCCAGACCTCTTTGCGGGCCTTCCGATTCAACCGTGTTCCACGTCCGAGCCTGGGAGCCTTGAAGTAATCGGTGACCGTGGTGATTCCCTGGGGCTGGATCACCTGCTCCCATTCCTCACGGTAGAACGACGGTTCGTACCCCAGATCTGACGGCATCATGGTCAACGCCTTCTCCCACAGCGGGCCAGTCCGTCGTCCGAAGTCGATCTCGAACTCGTAACCGTTCTTACGCAAGAACTCCGAGACCCAGCGATCCAGGTTGGTAACCTCGATCCGAGAGAACGTCTCCTCGCCGCATATCTTGCGCAGGTTAGCCTTGATGTCCGCCGCGAGATTGCGGGTGAAGGTCGTGAACAGCACTCTCTTACGGCCATCCTGGCAGCGGGTCTGGGCCAACCACTTTGCTCGGTGGAGAGCCACCACGGTCTTGCCTGTACCTGCACCACCGAGGACGCGCACAGGGCCGTTCCAGTCGCGGTTGACCAACTTGTGCTGCGAGGGGTGGAGGAAGACCCGCCACTTCTCCAACGGCGCGGACAAGATGGCCTTGAGTTCCATCTCGTCGTCCACCACGTAGAAGCGACGTTTGGAGTCTGGCGTCTCCAGGGCTGCCGCAAAATCGGCGGTGTCCACGGCTTCAGCCGACGCGGCCACCAGTTCCTGGTCGACCTGCTCGACGCTGTAACCTGCGGCCAGCATGACCAGGGCATCATACGCCTCCTCGGGCATGCGGCTGGACATGGCATCGAGTTCGTCTTCGTCGTTGATTGTGCGCACGAGGTCGATCAGCGTTTCGGGGATGCCGAGGGAGACCAGTTGACGATCACGGATCTCCGCAAACATCCCGACAGGCTGCTCGGGGGCGGGTATCGCTTTCGTTTCCGTGACGGTCGTGGTCTCTACCTCGATGACCTGGAGGCTACCCGTCTCAGGATGGACATTGCAGACACGCCTGCTGGCCCAGTCGTAAGCTGCGTCGTGGTGATCGACCCACAGGAGCAGATAGACATTGCCAGCTTCAGGACTCAGGACGATTGCCCTGTAGGTGTTGTCGATACGGACGGAGCGGAGGTTGGTGTCTTTGGCCGCGTTGATCTTCTCGTAGTTGATCCCAGGCGACATCGGGTTGTCGCGGAACTTGTCGATGAAGTCCATGACCTTGTTCTGCTGCTTGCGCGGGATCTTCGAGAATGCAGACAAGAAATCCGATGCGATGGCGACCTTGATCTTCATTGCTGCCATGGGCTTAACCCTCCTCCTTCACTTTGCCGAGCAACGTCGGGTCGCCAAGCACTTCGTCTGCTGTGAACACCTTCCACTGGGCCTGGGTGAAGGCCCCTTTTGATTCGTCGTCCATCACGATGGCTATACGCTCGGTCTCCCAGGCCACCTCGGCCTCACCGACGATCTCGCCAGAAGCGTCGGCCAGTTCATAGCCAACCTCTGGTTCGGGCCATCCTGTTTTGGCGAGGTCGGCCAGCAGGCCGTGCAGCGACTCATCGGCCAGTTCGAGTACGTCATCCGACCACCCATGGGCCTCTGGTTCCCCTGGGCCTGTAGGCTGTACTTTTGCGTCTTTGATCTCCAGCTTTTCGTAGGCCCGTTTCGACTGCCCGTCGGAGGTGACGCAGAAAGCGTGCGGCAGGAACTGGAGCAGGTTGTAGAGCCGAATGAACCCGTTCCAGATGGACTCGAAGCCCTCTTGTTCACGGGCCGCATCGGAATCTGGCAGGTTGGCGACCAACCGCATGCCAGTAGCTTCACCATCGTTGATGCACATGGGATCGACGGCCAACCAGAGATCCACCTGACCCTGGGACTTCTCCGACTTCCACCGCCCGCGCACACGGGCCTCGGCATTCTGGGCCACGAACGAACCGATGTTGTCGGGCAGATCCGACAGGCCCTGTTGCCAGTCTCCGTGTGCCACGGTTTTGTCCAGGTGGATCAGGCCGTGGACGAATGCGCAGTACGTCCACTTGCTGGCGTCGGGCTTGGCCAAGAAGCGCACCAGCCAGTCAAAGCTGTCGCCCATGTGG
Protein-coding sequences here:
- a CDS encoding UvrD-helicase domain-containing protein encodes the protein MAAMKIKVAIASDFLSAFSKIPRKQQNKVMDFIDKFRDNPMSPGINYEKINAAKDTNLRSVRIDNTYRAIVLSPEAGNVYLLLWVDHHDAAYDWASRRVCNVHPETGSLQVIEVETTTVTETKAIPAPEQPVGMFAEIRDRQLVSLGIPETLIDLVRTINDEDELDAMSSRMPEEAYDALVMLAAGYSVEQVDQELVAASAEAVDTADFAAALETPDSKRRFYVVDDEMELKAILSAPLEKWRVFLHPSQHKLVNRDWNGPVRVLGGAGTGKTVVALHRAKWLAQTRCQDGRKRVLFTTFTRNLAADIKANLRKICGEETFSRIEVTNLDRWVSEFLRKNGYEFEIDFGRRTGPLWEKALTMMPSDLGYEPSFYREEWEQVIQPQGITTVTDYFKAPRLGRGTRLNRKARKEVWAVFEEYRYLLDENGLREPDDAMRDALQLLDQKGHDLPYCAVVVDEAQDMGHQAFRLIRRLVPDGDEVQNDIFIVGDGHQRIYRHKVVLGQCGVNIRGRSRKLRINYRTTEENRRWAVGLLEGVPVDDLDGGADDQKGYKSLLHGEQPAVHHFKTAKEESDHIVSLLKECEANGQELSTVCIVARTNGILEQYKAELEAAGIKTHMIHRGEAEKRSVTGVRLATMHRIKGLEFETIIVGSVNEGIVPFSRAVTNTDDPVVRKESENRERALLYVAATRAKRQVVVCSYGRASQFIQTDN